Proteins encoded by one window of Vicia villosa cultivar HV-30 ecotype Madison, WI unplaced genomic scaffold, Vvil1.0 ctg.001514F_1_1, whole genome shotgun sequence:
- the LOC131635596 gene encoding protein transport protein Sec61 subunit alpha-like translates to MASQIPDYDFTIEYKPGVNNIAADSLSRSYELGITSIVTYGLVMQLLTRLKIIKADNNVREDQALLNGEQKLLGILIAVGEAVAHVLSGMYGSVGKLEVGKAILIIIQLLFASIIVIPLDELLQKGYGLGSGISLFIATNTCENIIWKAFSPTTTNSGRGSEFEGAVIALFHLLITRKDKVPALPEAFYRQKSFATTEIICI, encoded by the exons ATGGCTTCACAAATTCCGGACTACGACTTCACCATTGAGTACAAACCAGGAGTGAATAATATTGCAGCTGATAGCCTCTCGC GGTCATATGAACTTGGAATCACTTCCATTGTGACTTATGGGCTTGTCATGCAACTTCTGACTAGATTGAAGATTATTAAAGCGGACAATAATGTTCGAGAAGATCAGGCTCTTTT AAACGGAGAACAAAAGCTACTTGGTATTTTGATAGCTGTTGGAGAAGCAGTTGCCCACGTTCTTTCAGGGATGTATGGTAGTGTAGGCAAACTTGAAGTAGGAAAAGCTATCCTCATCATCATCCAGCTCCTTTTTGCGAGTATTATTGTGATACCTTTAGATGAGCTTCTTCAAAAAGGATATGGTCTTGGTTCTGGAATTTCCCTATTCATAGCTACTAATACCTG TGAAAACATTATATGGAAGGCATTTAGTCCCACCACCACTAATAGTGGGCGCGGATCTGAATTTGAGGGTGCTGTTATTGCTCTGTTCCATTTGTTGATAACTAGAAAAGACAAGGTTCCTGCTCTTCCTGAAGCATTTTACCGGCAGAAATCATTTGCAACTACAGAAATCATTTGCATCTGA
- the LOC131635603 gene encoding probable cyclic nucleotide-gated ion channel 20, chloroplastic → MDEVVTQRTETRPLRAAGNTRLPNFIRRWNRLLAIFCLVSIFIDPLFFFTIHETKCIPINWVIAKALVGMRSITDFVFLLNILLEFRLAYVSPKSRVVDGPTKIALKYFKGYFLIDLCVVIPLPQILFLFLLPNPSKSIGEQHAKKLLIILILVQYILRLFRFLPLLIGQSPSGFIFKSAWANFVINLLFFMLFSHIVGSCWYLFALQRVDQCFLEACHLAGLPVCKALIDCNSDFPGMSPAWRADLGAENCLNVTSGDFSYGIYANALPLTVQASVTSKYIYSLFWGFQQLSTLAGKLTPNHFVWEVMFTMSTIGLGLSLFAVLIANIHNFLQGLARRRLEMQQRIKCRDVEHWMGRRGLSEDIKIRVREAEQNAWEETQGVPDEMILWNLPEGLVTDIRQFQESVEHSV, encoded by the exons ATGGATGAAGTTGTCACACAAAGAACAGAGACCCGTCCGCTCCGTGCTGCAGGGAACACTCGCTTGCCAAACTTCATAAGGAGATGGAACAGGCTTTTAGCCATCTTTTGCTTGGTTTCAATATTTATTGATCCTTTGTTTTTCTTCACAATTCAT GAAACCAAATGTATTCCTATAAACTGGGTAATAGCAAAAGCTCTGGTTGGAATGAGAAGCATAACCGACTTTGTATTTTTACTAAACATTCTTCTTGAG TTTAGGTTGGCATACGTTTCTCCCAAGTCTAGGGTGGTTGACGGTCCTACAAAAATAGCTCTTAAATATTTTAAGGGTTATTTTCTCATTGACTTATGTGTTGTGATACCTCTTCCGCAG ATATTATTCTTATTTCTCCTGCCAAATCCCTCAAAGTCTATTGGAGAACAACATGCAAAGAAGCTCCTTATCATATTGATCCTTGTCCAGTATATTCTCCGGTTGTTCAGATTTCTACCTCTGCTGATTGGCCAGTCTCCATctggttttatatttaagtctgcTTGGGCGAATTTCGTCATAAATCTTctctttttcatgctatttagCCATATCGTTGGTTCATGCTGGTATCTCTTTGCTCTACAG AGGGTTGACCAGTGTTTTTTAGAAGCCTGCCATCTTGCCGGTCTACCTGTATGCAAGGCATTGATAGACTGTAATTCTGATTTTCCGGGTATGTCCCCTGCATGGAGAGCTGATTTAGGTGCGGAAAATTGTTTAAACGTCACATCTGGTGATTTCTCGTACGGAATATATGCGAATGCTCTACCGCTGACCGTACAAGCCAGTGTGACGAGCAAATATATATATTCCCTCTTTTGGGGATTTCAG CAACTTAGCACCCTGGCAGGAAAACTGACTCCCAACCATTTTGTGTGGGAAGTCATGTTCACCATGTCCACCATTGGATTGGGACTCTCCCTTTTCGCAGTTCTCATTGCCAATATTCATAATTTTCTCCAAGGTCTCGCACGAAG GAGGCTCGAGATGCAGCAACGAATAAAATGCCGTGACGTGGAGCATTGGATGGGCCGTCGTGGCTTATCTGAAGATATCAAAAT AAGAGTAAGAGAAGCTGAACAGAATGCTTGGGAAGAAACACAAGGTGTTCCGGATGAAATGATTCTCTGGAACTTGCCAGAGGGACTCGTGACTGACATACGTCAGTTCCAAGAGAGCGTCGAGCATTCTGTTTAG